A single Pygocentrus nattereri isolate fPygNat1 chromosome 28, fPygNat1.pri, whole genome shotgun sequence DNA region contains:
- the mob3a gene encoding MOB kinase activator 3A, whose translation MSLALKQVFNKDRTFRPKRKFEPGTQRFELHKKAQASLNAGLDLKLAVQLPHGEDLNDWVAVHVVDFFNRINLIYGTISDSCTDQSCPVMSGGPKYEYRWQDEHKYKRPTALSAPKYMSLLMDWIEVQINNEQIFPTNVGTPFPKTFMQVAKKILSRLFRVFVHVYIHHFDRVSHMGAEAHVNTCYKHFYYFVTEFNLTDHKELEPLKEMTTRMCH comes from the exons ATGTCCCTGGCCCTCAAACAAGTCTTCAACAAAGACAGAACATTCCGGCCCAAGCGGAAGTTCGAGCCAGGGACCCAGCGCTTCGAGCTGCATAAGAAAGCTCAGGCGTCTCTGAACGCCGggctggacctgaagctggctGTCCAGCTGCCGCATGGAGAGGACCTCAACGACTGGGTGGCCGTGCACGTGGTCGACTTCTTCAACCGCATCAACCTCATCTACGGCACCATCAGCGATTCCTGCACAGACCAGAGCTGCCCCGTTATGTCCGGCGGGCCCAAGTACGAGTACCGCTGGCAGGATGAGCACAAGTACAAACGACCCACGGCGCTGTCCGCCCCGAaatacatgagtcttctgatgGACTGGATCGAGGTACAGATCAACAACGAGCAGATCTTCCCCACCAACGTTG GTACTCCATTCCCCAAGACCTTCATGCAAGTAGCCAAGAAGATCCTGTCTCGTCTGTTCCGCGTCTTCGTGCACGTGTACATACACCATTTCGACCGAGTCAGTCACATGGGGGCAGAAGCGCATGTCAACACCTGTTACAAGCATTTCTACTACTTTGTTACTGAATTCAACCTCACAGACCACAAGGAGCTGGAGCCACTG AAAGAGATGACAACACGAATGTGCCACTGA